The following DNA comes from Erigeron canadensis isolate Cc75 chromosome 3, C_canadensis_v1, whole genome shotgun sequence.
GAAAGGCTTCAATGGGTTAGAAAAATGTGTTGAAACCTTTGTAGCATATAGGTGAATTTTGATGAAAGGTACATATACAAGGATTAGAGCTTAAGAAGTAAAGTCACTAGAAAGGTACGTAGAAATTTGTACCGTTTTATAGTTACGGTACAAGTTGTCTCTTGTACATTTGCTCTTGATATGTCGTCTATATTTTAAATGAGTCACTTTGTAATGGTAATTGAATGAGTATGGccaaatgtattttttaaatacttattttcCGTAACAGGTTTTGATGCTTAGCTATAAGCATGGATACTAGATATTAATAAaaggtcatgccgaaatttatatatataatttttatgggTTGTCGTTTTGTAACAAACTTGGCATTTAGTACAATTATACAACTATGTCAACGAGTTTTATTTAATGGTCATTTTAATGTATCAAAGATATATGAAAGTTGAAATATtgctaattaaaaaaaaaactaataatgaATTGTATTGTaagatgttttattttatataatataaatgtaccttttataaaaaaaattgattttaatttttgtgaCGTTACcacttgaaaaaaaattataatttaaacacaaaatgaaataaaacatattattaataataaggatcattacatttataatgaaaaaaagtaagtacgtacataataaaaatagaaatacatTACGATAAGTACAAAAAAAGCACATTACggtaataatattaaaaaagacATTTAAGTGAAAAAAACAATACAGTAACATTGACGGTAGATTTTTAGAAGATTTCAAGTCTGTTCTGCTAGAGCTTTCGAAAGTTGATGGCGAGGGTACATGTTTTTGACCAATGAAAATTATTAATTCACGATCTTATTGCTATGTGGAAAACTTGACATTCTCAGTTCAGATATATCTTATCAACTTTCTTCTTAAGATCTTCTAAGCCTGCAATATATACACATGAAATAGGTACAAAAATAAATCTTCTGAAACAGCAAAAAGATAGAATAGAAAGGACTTCAAGAAAACCGGGTAATTAAGAAATACACATATAATAAACTAACGAATATAATTATGTCTTAACAGACTCATAATGATGCAAGTCATGAAATATAAATGCGCGCATAAGCACCTTTGTGTTAATAAAAGCTACTTTTGTATAAACAGAGGAGTGCgtatctttaatatataataatataataataaaatgtcttGGATGAAGCATATACCTTATTAAAGACCTTGTAAATAAACTCCTTCATCTGAAAGATTAATTGGTCAGCTTCTGGTAACTCAGGGAAGCAAACGAAATCATGAAACATATTTGGGTACTCCACCAATTCTACTTCTTTTCCAGACTTGAGCAGCCACTCGTAGTACTTTTTCTGCCAGTCATGTAGAATATCGAACTTGGACACAACAACCATGGTTGTTGGAAAGACAAATTTTGTGATGTCTATGGCGTTCGGGCCACTTACGTTGATGCTTGCGTGATCACGGTCGTGGTCTTTACCTTCTGGCATGAACACGTCCCAAAACCAATTTGTTCGCTTCACCGTCAAGATAGGCACCTGTTCATCCAACTCTTTTTCAGAGTTTGTTTGCTCTATCCCTCCAAAAAATGGTTGAATTGCCAATAAGCCAATTACCTTCAAACGTCGTTAAACAAATTATGTTACAAAATAGACAAGTAATGTCGTCAAAAAATAACTTTCTATATATGTAACTATATGTATACCTTGAGATGTTTAAAACTGGTGACGCATGCTCTTTGAACAACATGATGAACTAGGTTTCCACCAGCACTGTCTCCAGCCACGAAGCAACGTGAAAAGTTTGCATTTTGTAGTGAACATTTTAACCGATTCTCTTCCACGTCCAAATACTTCAGTGCATCAATTCCATCGTCATATTGTGCAGGATGCGGGAACTCTGGTGCAAGACGGTATTCAACGGAAATAACAATGACCTGCATTTTTGTAGCCATGTTGCGGCACAAATCATCGTAGACCTTTGAGTTGGCGGCCATGTAGGAAAACCCACCACCGTGATAGAATACAAGGACAGGGAGATCTTCAACAGAGAATTCTGTTGGGAGATATACCCGAAACCAGGTTTTGAAAGTTGGATTCAAGACCACGTCATATGTCTTGAGGCCATCCACGGGTTTTAACGTGGGCGGGATCTTGCTTTCGAAATAACTCATGAATCTCCGGTTCACTGTCCCGTCTTTGCGGGACACTATATCAGTTAAAATGCCAAGAAGGCGAAGGAAAATTCTTGTTCCCCATGGCAAAGAGAGTGAGTTGGGAGTTTTTTTTGCTACAACTTCCATCGAACGATCGAGTTGAaatttaggatatatattaagaaaagAGGAGAATATATGAATCAGAATTTTGATGTGTGATTATAATGCAACATTCATAACCTATTTATAATGCAAAATAGGATTCTAATAAATAATTATCTATGGAAATATGACAAGGAGACGTCCCAATTgtgattatttttttgtttaaaatccAAAGTAATCATATATGCATGTTTACTTATAGTCAAATACCAGAGACTTAGCATGCATAGGCGCTAAAAGTTCAAGGTAAAAATAgcgtttatatttaaaaaaaacgtCATGTTGGTCAATCGTTTTAGacttaattgtttattttaatgttaagtTGTTTGAAGACAAGGAATCTAACTATATCTAACCCATTAGCTATTTggaaaatagcaaaaaaaataataaataaataaacaaataaatgttCCATAGCCTTTTTTATGGGTAAATTTGAGGCGTCAATGTCTCGACGGTATATGGGCAAGGTTAAGTTGTAGTTAGATCTTACCTCTAGTTAAGTATATAGAGCCTGTTTTCAAGTTCTATCTTAATAATACAAAATGACATCTAGCCTTTTTGCATGGGATCATAATCGAACCTCTCAACTTTGTCTCTAGAGGCTAGATTGTTTACTATTGATCTAGACCACGCTAATTTCCCATTAGGCTAATAGGGGTGAAGGCTTATAACGTATTCGTTGACTTTAAAGTCATCTAACAAAGATTTTAGTTCCAAAGTGTTTTTATTCTCATACGTAGCTCAAATTTGATTTTAGGGTTTGTGGGAGCTCTTGGCAAGTGTTTCCTAGCTTATGTTCATCCTCACGTAGTATATAAGTGCAACATCCCGAACTTTAtgtgtttgactatttgaccttccgttagttaacgttaggttCGTTAAGTAAATATGTCTtatatgtgcttatatgattaaatgctttatgtatttaatatgaatatataaatgtgatttttaatgaaagtaatcaaTGTGACGTTAAGTAATTAAGTGTTTGTTAGTGTGTTAAGACTCCCGGTAGAAAGATAAGCTAAGAAAGTTAAGTTTAGAAGTGGAGGGGTCCTAAGTGTAAGACTAGTAACGGCTGGCCAGGGATTAGAGGGCCATTAGGCAGCCCTAATTGTCACAAATATGCTATAACTAGTGTGTGAGAAAATCCCTAGCCGATCCATTCCCTCTCAAAGCAAAGATTCAACCGTTTCGTACCGTTTCAATCGAGTTTTGTGTAGATTTTGTGTCCCCTACGTCAAGTGCATGTACTATAGGTATAATTCTCTTTGAAATCTGATTATTTGAgtcatagatgagtattcaaCCCAGGCCATGGGGTGTGGGTTGGGTTATGGATTAAACGTTTACCGATTTCATGTTATTCGGGTGTTTGAATGATTGATTCATGTTGTAAAGGATTAAAGGATTGATTGATGAATTAAAGTTATTAAAAGTGTTgtcaaaaaggttaattttatGTCTCCAGGTCGAATAAATGGTTGGTGTTCGTATGGGATTCGATTAAAGGATTAAAAAGTTAGATTTTGGTCGAACTGGGTTTTGTGTGGTGCACAAGGAttttgtgcggcgcacaaaAGCAATTTTTGAAAATGGGTACCCGATATGCGGTGCATGGATTTTCCATGTGGGGCATATGCAAACACATGAAAATTTCTGACTTCTGAAAAGTAGATTTATGGTTTTGTGCGGCGCACATGACTTCCATGTGGTGCACAAATGGGTCTAGTTTGGTACCTAAGTTTTGTTTAGCTTATAGAACGATCTTATACTCATTACAGGTAgtcgggagcacttagcaagcaccGTAAGACACTTTAACTCGTTGGTAAGTTTTaccaaggtaagatacactactttgatacgccgagggttcaacaaaacatggttttcatatattaacttCCTAAATGATATCTTGATTTGCTTATAGGTATTCGGGGTTATACGGAAGGTGTTATGGGATATGTAAATGACCATTGAGGCCTGATATGCAGTCCCTATGATTTGAAATGATATGCCATGTATTGAGATGTATTGAAATGTGAATCattgtatggcttgttcatctagttcactagacttattaggttgccatgacacgtgcacgtttaagggcccaaacgttaaTGTGAATTGATATGATGTGATATGTACTAATGGTCGAGCTATTTTTACAGAGacgaaagtgttaagcttaacccgtacatGCCTTTGCCAGGGCTGTGCGTTTGATGTTGTGGCTTGGGTGGatccttgcaacgaggtacaacgtggagagtaatacgggaggtcttaccaaaCCCACTTGTCTTGTACATACGAATTACTCAGGGATTGGCTtcccattccttaacgacatcgATGGATAGCCGTAGGGTTTAACCATCTAGTCGGGTGGGATTTATGTCACCACTATAATGATGTGTTAATGTGAGACTTAAAGATGTTAAAGATGtataggcacatttaggatgaacTAACTAATATGAAAGATATTGAATGCAATGATGTGATGTTGTGAGATGATATATGCCTTAATGACGTAATATAACtcttatataatgttttaattggtcaaacgttttataaatgaGGTGTTATCTTACTTATCTAATttgttagctaacacttgttttcttgaaatgtgttgttcctTCAGGTTTAGCAAGTTTATGTTGGATTATGAATAAAgagtgaggcatgggtagattgctTGATGATGACCATAGTTTACCCATGGAGGCTGCTcgtttttgaattttgatttatgttaaggattttattatttgttaagaCCTATGATTGGTTGTTTTATGTTGGGCAACcaatggatttccatttagacttatttctATGATATGACAAGTAACatcatttaatgaataaaccaaactgaatttATTTGTTTGGACTTTTAGTTGTCTGTACCGCTTTCTTTGACACCGTTAGTTGAAAagttttggaaatccttatttttaaatgatgggtgttacaatgAGTTTTCTCTTGGTTGAATCTAAACGTTTTTGCCTTTTTGGTCATCATGGTtgtcaaattagggttttcggTTGAATTTGGTTGAACCTGGTCTTAGATTTGTGgagtggaatgtgttttgatgaTGAGTTATGTCCAAGTTATGTTTTTTTCAAGGTATGTAGCTTCAAAATGGTTCCAAAGTGGTCAAAAACGAGTTTCAGGTCGATTTGAGGGTGTTTTGGGTTCGTGTTTCATGTTCTTTGCTGGTGCAGTTCAACCTGACCTGCACCCAACATAAGCTACGCCAGCAGGGGGCGTAATTTACGTCCCTTTGCATCTTCATCTTTGTCCTTTACGCCCTGAAGCTCTAGTTTATGCCTACCTTTACGTCAAAACTTGCTTTTCTGGGCTGGCGTAAATTACCTCCATAGGGGCTGTTATTTACGCCCCTCTCCAATGTTCAGTTTCGTGTTTTGAGTTGTTTCGCTTCTTGTTTCATTTTGAAAGTCCTTGGATCGATTTGAACTCTTAATTGCATTTTTCCTTAGTCTCATTTAGGTCAAGTTTGTGTCACAAGGTCGTGCAACTTGGAATAGAGTACAAAGTATTGAAACTATTTGTGTTATAAATATTGATAGGTTGTCGATATGTGACGATCGTTGTCTTACTTGCTCGATAAATTTGAGTTTCGTAGTCCATACTCGACCAAGATTCCGGATGGAAAGTGTACATGTCTTGTTTGATGACATTGTTTAATTGTGCATTTGTTATTGGTTATAAATTTGAATTGAACTTAGTAGGGCATACTTGGTGGACGGTAATGCCATCAAAGTGTTATAGACGTGgtggttagccgctggtacacccaaTATATAAGCGTTTATGACATCCTTGGAGGTAGTATCGTTTCTAAAAGTGTATGTTTGTATTGATTAGTTAGCATTGATAGACATTGTAGCGGAGTTGGATGATATTTTCAAATGATGACGGGTACTTTACTTACTTAATGACATTATGTGGgtactatacgtacttgatgacattataggggaactatacgtacttgatgacatatAATGGGTACATtgcgtacttgatgacatttgaGATGACATGTGTTGAAATTGTGTGAACTTTTGTAAACCCGACTAATCATATGTCTTCGGATCTTTGAGCCCATACAGTCATACACTATTGAACACCTATAATGTTTAACCATAAAGCTACGAAATGATATTTGATCATTTACgtatttaattaaatagatttaactaaattattcgTTTATAAACTAACGAGTATTAATTGAGGATAAATGAATAAATTGACATTCGTTATTTGGAAAACTAAGAGAAAGATGATTGGTACAGGATGAAGAAAAACTgaaaacattaaaaagaaaatatttcaaAGTGATAAATGAATTGAAAGTGTTTTTATTGCTAATAACACTAGTCGGGATCAACTTTAGAAATGTAGATGGTTGAGTCAAATTCTATACCTACACAATGTGACGTATTGGTTAATATTGTTGTTAATATCTTTTTACAACgcttacatatattttaatccGGTTTTTTCCCTCAAAATTTAATGttcaaatcatttttcttttcactATGTGTTTGCTCTTTTGAGTATAactacttaaaataaaaaatggtcaAACCCTTACGAGCTAACTAATCGCTTCTTTTTCAAATAATAGAAACTACTAACAACTATTTTTGATATGTCCCAAGGTATATCAATATTACAAAGTATATTGTACACAGGATAGTTGTAGAGGCGGGTgaatataacttttcttgaaCTTTACAAACTTTTATACTAAACGTTTTAATACTCAGATAATGtatttaaacaagtaaagaacaagaatcaataaaacattAAAGCAGAAAAATAAGCATTCTTTAACACAGattgtggttttcaaatgtaatcctttattaagaaataatctttataacgaattacagggttgttgcggaataaAGATAGACTacagatatctaaacaacctgatgaaatgacaaacaacaatcaataagttctAGCTCAAGAAAATTAGCCCAAGTTGATTTCTTACAGACCAAGCTGTGAGTAAGACCAGAGAAACTTGTGTAAAGAATGATTCTCAGGAATGTCACACATATGCATACAAGGAgtgtagcttttataggcgaaagctccttctcttggtatccaattCAACCACGTATTCTTCTATTGTTGGACGATCAAGGAATAATCAatcgtgccttcatcgtacttgtggtctcCCACGTACAGCTGCACATTCTTCATCGTCCAATAAGAATATGGACACGCATATGCATATCTAACAACCAACCTGGATCTTAGGGTtcttcctagtcacgtcatttATCCTTATCTTCAATCCAGGTttttatcttcacttgattgtcagacacagattgggctgtttgtcaaagcaccaatctacctaagtgtttccaagctgactgctaatTCCACGCTGCCTTCCGCTGCCAActtggtcttctatcttcaatcctcctcttcgacttggattgaatgctataAACTTATTGATGCAGCTTAAATAACACTAGCTTCCataatatattacattacaaagtatgaagcatgatctgggtcagttATAGATCTCAAgttgtgtcagcttagtctgacccagatcagattatATGAACCAAAAGATTTATAAGTGTTTATAGGtaagatttgtcatcattaaatttacatttatcaatgggactcaacaatctccctaTTTGCTGATGACAAAACCCAACTACACTTCTAACTATCGGTTCACAAAGAATCAAAGTAAAATAATACTAACAGCTTGtgaccctttgaatcttttgggttcctttttaatttgatttgaaGTTCTAACAAGATGACTGAAATAGTACAAATAAGAGCATATATTGAGAGAAATAAAGTATTACAGTAAAAGTTATTTCCCAATAAAGTCTACAGTTTCCAGTTTGATTTCAAATGTGGGAGCAACTGTTACATCAACTTTTCTATCTAAACCCTCTTCCACAAGGAACTTCTCATACCCATTACCTTTCTCACTATAAGACACATAGAATCTGTATAAGGCAAATAGGTGCATAGTTGGTACCTTTGGAAGACTAGTTGCCCTCTAGCATTGATAAAGTACATCCCATGAATTGGTTCGGTAATATGCATCCCACTCCTTGCATTTGGTACACCCTCAGGCAGAGACAGATTGAGATGGTTCAGAAGTTTGTTAAGAGCTTCCGGTGCCAATAGCTCAAGTAACTCTGAAGGGTTCAAATTCTTGATTAAATATGTGTGTTCACTTTCAGGACCATCAAGCTTAACAAGTCTTCTTCTCTTCTTTTTGAGAGGCTCTTTAGACTCATCTTCATCTTCCATATCATAAGCTTTGGGTCTTGGAATACCAGTGATATCAATCTTGTTTTTCACTACAATGGCCAACTTTTTCTCAATGGCTTCCAAGACAGTCTCTTTGTGGATACCAGACATACCAACAATTATGTCATGTAACTCAACCCACTCAGAATAACCTATATCAAACAACTTATCTAGATCATAGGTTTCCCAGCTAGGAATGGTTTGccctttttttctctttaattgAACCTGGATGATTAGCTCTAGGTACCTTCTGTAATTTAATCTTTCTTTTACCTTCTTGATGTCCAGAGCCACCCAGCCAACATGGCCTTCGACACTTTTCTTTACATCACTGATTAACTGAGATGGCTTAGTGTGAACCaccacttttttcttttcttttctcacaGCTTTCCTTTTGGATCCTATAGCTGCAAGGTCTTCTTTATCTTCCTCATTCAGTGTTTCTTAAAAAACCTTGGCAACTTATGGATCTGATTGTAGCTCAGCCATTTTGTCTCTTTCTAGTATGTCTTCCGTCACCAGTTTATATGCATCTTTAATTGAGATCTTAAGATCAGGTGCTTGTAAAACAGCCAACTCCtagtctttttcttctttagttAAGACTTTCACACCACTTGACCCAGCTTCAGCAACCCTTTTCTTTATCATGAACTGAGACAGAGTGGCTTCATCGTCACCAGAGGATTCTTCATTAATTTCTTTGGTAGTTGTGTAAGTTTTGGAGGGTACAGCTTGCATAGGGTCAGCTTGGACATACTTTCCTTTCTCCATAACTATTTCAACAACAACTTTCTTTTTAACT
Coding sequences within:
- the LOC122591488 gene encoding probable carboxylesterase 18, whose product is MEVVAKKTPNSLSLPWGTRIFLRLLGILTDIVSRKDGTVNRRFMSYFESKIPPTLKPVDGLKTYDVVLNPTFKTWFRVYLPTEFSVEDLPVLVFYHGGGFSYMAANSKVYDDLCRNMATKMQVIVISVEYRLAPEFPHPAQYDDGIDALKYLDVEENRLKCSLQNANFSRCFVAGDSAGGNLVHHVVQRACVTSFKHLKVIGLLAIQPFFGGIEQTNSEKELDEQVPILTVKRTNWFWDVFMPEGKDHDRDHASINVSGPNAIDITKFVFPTTMVVVSKFDILHDWQKKYYEWLLKSGKEVELVEYPNMFHDFVCFPELPEADQLIFQMKEFIYKVFNKA